The Candidatus Koribacter versatilis Ellin345 genome has a segment encoding these proteins:
- a CDS encoding ABC transporter permease, whose product MGTLLSDLRFSFRQLVKNPGLSLTAIVSLAFGIGATTAVFSVVWAILMNPYPYANNDRMYHMRLWDIHGRQTGFGLTAPQWQELKKSPVIEDAFLVGGWNLTVTGSDVPEDLNGVYMSSNSMNFLGVPALLGRGLIPADAVDGQDPQPIVVLGNKFWHRHYNGDPSVIGKNIQLVRKNYTIVGVMPPRFTWEDGDVYTPEKITQDPVKAYYVGIRLKPGVTRAQANAALEPLIVEFQKQSPSHFGADKFRFTVVGLNDDFLKDLGGTLALLICAVGLLLAIGCGNVSILLLARGTARQHEFAVRSAIGASRQRIVRQLLTESLMLALTGAALGVLLSWKTIQVITDLLPKYSFPHEAEIRLNVPVLVFSVLISIFAGVLFGMWPALQFSRPNVSEVMQSSTRKIVGNVRGRGVYNALIGGQIALTMLLLAGAGAAMEGFLKMMHAPLGYDPHNVMSVGIPVHDGTYKTWESRVAYFEQLQKKIAEVPGVKMTSIAHNATPPANGFEMKAEVLGESTQSERKIRINLVDPQYFPILRVPLAQGRIWNESENHNAAHLAVINETMAKQFFPNGDAIGHSIKMAELKPEPPYFVGTQGSDDWMQVVGIVADKKNDGLSKPVKPEAFIPNTIAMGMFTQILVRSDASPLTLLHAIKLKVSSVDPDQQVNGQVDDLEHWISSQQEWQNEHLIAWLFGAFAVLALLLASVGLYSVVSYSVAQRTNEFGIRVALGAQRGHVLKIVFSSAIGAVAGGMGAGLVLALASSKLLAHWSEHSVRDPLILVGVTVVLGVVALLSCVVPARKALGIDPMTALRYE is encoded by the coding sequence ATGGGGACCCTGCTTTCTGACCTTCGATTCAGCTTTCGGCAACTCGTAAAGAACCCCGGCCTGAGCCTGACGGCAATCGTTTCCCTGGCATTTGGGATTGGCGCGACTACGGCGGTGTTCAGCGTGGTGTGGGCGATCCTGATGAACCCGTACCCCTATGCGAATAACGACCGCATGTACCACATGCGGCTATGGGACATCCACGGCCGGCAAACGGGATTCGGATTGACGGCTCCGCAATGGCAGGAGCTGAAGAAGTCTCCGGTGATCGAGGATGCGTTTCTGGTGGGCGGCTGGAACCTGACGGTCACTGGTAGCGACGTGCCCGAGGATCTGAACGGCGTTTACATGTCGTCGAACAGCATGAACTTTCTTGGAGTTCCGGCGCTGCTCGGCCGTGGTTTGATTCCCGCCGATGCGGTGGACGGGCAAGATCCGCAGCCTATCGTGGTACTCGGGAACAAGTTCTGGCACCGGCACTACAACGGCGATCCGTCGGTGATTGGGAAGAACATCCAGTTGGTGCGGAAGAACTACACCATTGTGGGTGTGATGCCGCCGCGCTTCACCTGGGAAGATGGCGACGTCTACACGCCGGAGAAGATCACGCAGGATCCGGTAAAGGCGTATTACGTCGGCATACGACTGAAGCCGGGCGTGACGCGGGCGCAGGCCAACGCAGCGCTCGAGCCGCTGATCGTGGAATTTCAGAAGCAGAGTCCGAGCCACTTCGGCGCCGATAAGTTCCGCTTCACCGTGGTCGGGCTGAACGACGACTTCCTCAAAGATCTCGGGGGAACGCTGGCGCTGTTGATATGCGCGGTGGGATTACTGCTGGCGATTGGCTGTGGCAATGTTTCAATCCTGTTACTCGCGCGCGGCACGGCACGACAACATGAGTTCGCGGTACGCAGCGCGATTGGCGCGAGCCGTCAGCGGATTGTTCGCCAACTCCTGACGGAGTCGCTGATGCTGGCGCTGACTGGAGCCGCGCTGGGCGTGCTGCTCTCGTGGAAGACGATCCAGGTCATCACCGACTTATTGCCAAAGTATTCGTTTCCGCACGAGGCGGAAATTCGGCTCAATGTGCCGGTGCTGGTGTTCAGCGTTTTGATTTCGATTTTCGCGGGCGTGTTGTTTGGAATGTGGCCGGCGTTGCAGTTCTCACGGCCGAACGTGAGCGAGGTGATGCAATCGAGCACGCGGAAGATCGTGGGCAACGTGCGCGGACGCGGCGTGTACAACGCGCTTATCGGCGGGCAGATTGCGTTGACGATGTTGTTGCTCGCCGGCGCGGGCGCGGCGATGGAAGGCTTCTTGAAGATGATGCACGCACCGCTCGGATACGATCCGCACAACGTGATGAGCGTGGGCATCCCGGTACACGATGGGACGTACAAAACGTGGGAGTCACGCGTGGCGTACTTTGAGCAGCTGCAGAAAAAAATTGCCGAGGTTCCGGGCGTAAAAATGACTTCGATAGCGCATAACGCGACGCCTCCGGCGAATGGCTTCGAAATGAAGGCCGAAGTGTTGGGCGAATCAACACAGAGCGAGCGGAAGATTCGTATCAACCTGGTAGATCCGCAATACTTCCCGATTCTTCGGGTGCCGCTGGCGCAAGGCCGTATTTGGAATGAAAGCGAAAACCACAATGCTGCGCATCTCGCGGTGATCAACGAGACGATGGCGAAGCAATTCTTCCCCAATGGCGACGCGATTGGGCACTCGATCAAGATGGCGGAACTGAAACCCGAGCCACCATACTTTGTGGGGACGCAGGGTTCCGACGACTGGATGCAGGTTGTTGGCATTGTTGCGGACAAGAAGAACGATGGTCTGAGCAAGCCAGTGAAGCCGGAGGCGTTCATTCCGAACACGATCGCGATGGGAATGTTCACGCAGATCCTGGTGCGGTCTGACGCGTCACCGCTGACACTGCTGCACGCGATCAAATTGAAAGTGAGTTCCGTGGACCCGGACCAGCAGGTGAATGGCCAGGTAGACGATCTGGAGCATTGGATTTCCAGCCAGCAGGAGTGGCAGAACGAACACTTGATTGCGTGGCTCTTCGGCGCGTTCGCGGTTCTGGCGCTGTTGCTGGCGTCGGTTGGACTGTACAGCGTGGTGTCGTATTCGGTGGCACAGCGGACGAACGAATTCGGCATCCGAGTAGCGCTGGGGGCTCAGCGCGGACATGTGCTGAAGATTGTGTTCTCTTCAGCGATCGGTGCGGTTGCGGGTGGGATGGGCGCGGGACTGGTGCTGGCGCTGGCGTCAAGCAAACTGCTGGCGCATTGGTCGGAGCACAGCGTGCGCGATCCGTTGATTCTCGTCGGGGTGACGGTGGTGCTGGGGGTCGTGGCGTTGCTTTCGTGCGTGGTTCCGGCGCGGAAGGCACTGGGAATCGATCCGATGACCGCGCTAAGGTATGAGTGA
- the fabD gene encoding ACP S-malonyltransferase, with product MTHQHGPIAFLFPGQGSQSVGMGKELAALYPVAQETFDEADAALGYRLSQLCWEGPEDQLKMTEITQPAILTASVAVWRVLQSKGINPQYVAGHSLGEYSAHVAAGTLDFKDAVRTVRNRGKYMQEAVPVGVGAMAAVLMLPADEVKKVCEEAAQGEVCQAANLNSPNQTVISGSKAAVERAAELAKKRGAKRAVMLPVSAPFHCALMQPAQDRLATDLATLAFHNPEVPVLCNVDVALITTADAARDTLTRQVTGAVQWDASMRKLIELGVKTFVEVGPGTVLSGLMKQIEKTQTCFNVENEDSLQKAMNGLLSNAGQQG from the coding sequence ATGACACATCAACATGGGCCGATCGCCTTCCTCTTCCCGGGGCAAGGGTCGCAATCGGTGGGTATGGGCAAAGAATTGGCGGCACTGTATCCCGTGGCGCAGGAGACCTTCGACGAGGCCGATGCGGCGCTCGGTTACAGACTTTCGCAACTGTGCTGGGAGGGCCCCGAAGACCAGCTCAAGATGACCGAGATCACGCAGCCAGCGATTTTGACCGCGTCGGTGGCGGTGTGGCGCGTGCTTCAGTCGAAGGGGATTAATCCGCAGTACGTCGCGGGACATAGCCTGGGCGAATACTCGGCACATGTTGCGGCGGGAACACTGGACTTCAAAGACGCGGTGCGGACGGTACGCAATCGCGGCAAGTATATGCAGGAAGCCGTCCCTGTCGGCGTGGGAGCAATGGCCGCTGTACTGATGCTGCCCGCCGACGAAGTGAAGAAGGTCTGTGAGGAAGCGGCGCAGGGCGAAGTTTGCCAGGCAGCGAATTTGAATTCGCCGAACCAGACGGTGATCTCCGGAAGCAAGGCTGCCGTCGAGCGGGCGGCGGAACTGGCTAAGAAACGCGGAGCCAAGCGCGCCGTGATGCTTCCGGTCAGCGCACCCTTCCATTGCGCGCTGATGCAGCCGGCGCAGGATCGGCTTGCCACGGATCTCGCGACGCTGGCGTTTCATAATCCCGAAGTGCCGGTGCTGTGCAATGTGGATGTCGCGCTGATCACCACCGCTGATGCCGCGCGCGATACGCTGACGCGCCAGGTTACAGGCGCGGTGCAGTGGGATGCGTCGATGCGAAAGCTGATTGAGCTGGGCGTGAAGACGTTCGTCGAAGTTGGACCGGGCACGGTGCTAAGCGGATTGATGAAGCAGATTGAGAAGACCCAGACCTGCTTCAACGTGGAGAACGAAGATTCGCTGCAGAAGGCGATGAATGGACTGCTGTCGAACGCGGGACAGCAGGGATAA
- a CDS encoding ABC transporter permease — protein MNRMWAIVEREMRKYRRSPTLMLVSMVMPLVQLIILGNAFGGKIREAKMGVVDQDRGTQSVRIREAFSAIQANVNTFHVVYYDNDQQAKDDVRKGKIQAAVVIPPEFSRKYYEENHPRIGVIVDNTDNFIAGSLEQKMQELVDALNKPAVQPRVQQQIALEVVELYPYIEYMKYLLPGSITLAMFISVMIGGGMLYIDDKARGVHEGYLVTPITRAELVFGLNIAGAIKAVISGVCLTVMGALIAGLSTAFHLTNILGALLMILATSMAFNTMMFLLMVRIEDPLVPRAMFGVLNTLLYFPSGAVYPIFSFPKWLRVIAYADPFSYAVDGFKMVLLKDAGFSAIWHDVAFLVIFSVITMAAAIPLFKRTL, from the coding sequence ATGAACAGAATGTGGGCAATTGTCGAACGCGAGATGCGCAAGTACCGGCGCTCTCCCACGCTGATGCTCGTCTCCATGGTGATGCCGCTGGTGCAACTCATCATCCTGGGCAACGCCTTCGGCGGCAAAATCCGCGAAGCTAAGATGGGCGTGGTTGACCAGGACCGCGGCACCCAGTCGGTGCGCATTCGCGAAGCTTTCTCGGCGATCCAAGCGAACGTGAATACCTTCCACGTCGTTTACTACGACAACGATCAGCAGGCGAAGGACGACGTACGCAAGGGCAAGATCCAGGCAGCGGTCGTCATTCCGCCGGAGTTCTCGCGCAAGTATTACGAAGAGAACCATCCGCGCATCGGCGTCATTGTCGACAACACCGATAACTTCATCGCCGGCTCACTCGAGCAGAAGATGCAGGAGCTGGTCGACGCGCTGAACAAGCCCGCAGTGCAGCCGCGCGTCCAGCAGCAGATCGCGCTCGAGGTTGTCGAACTGTACCCGTACATCGAGTACATGAAGTACCTGCTGCCGGGCTCGATCACGCTCGCCATGTTCATCTCAGTGATGATCGGCGGCGGCATGTTGTACATCGACGACAAGGCCCGCGGCGTGCACGAAGGCTATCTCGTCACGCCAATTACCCGCGCTGAATTAGTCTTCGGTCTCAACATTGCCGGAGCGATCAAGGCGGTGATTTCCGGGGTCTGTCTCACCGTGATGGGAGCGCTCATTGCAGGACTCTCCACGGCGTTCCATCTGACCAACATTCTCGGCGCGCTGTTGATGATCCTGGCGACCTCGATGGCCTTCAACACCATGATGTTCCTGCTCATGGTGCGCATCGAAGATCCGTTGGTGCCGCGCGCCATGTTCGGCGTGCTCAACACGCTGCTTTATTTCCCGAGCGGCGCCGTGTACCCGATCTTCTCATTCCCTAAGTGGCTGCGCGTAATCGCGTATGCGGACCCGTTCAGCTACGCCGTGGACGGCTTCAAAATGGTGCTCCTGAAGGATGCCGGATTCAGCGCCATCTGGCACGACGTTGCCTTCCTCGTGATCTTCTCCGTGATCACGATGGCAGCGGCAATTCCTCTCTTCAAGCGGACTTTGTAG
- a CDS encoding ABC transporter ATP-binding protein has translation MMVKDGHSAPNPNAAIEVDHIVKKYGDFTAVDDVSFAVEKGEIFGLLGPNGAGKSTLIRMMTTLIPITGGFAYINGHDVAKEPDAARCAMGVIPQAMTSDIDLTLEENLNIYAKLYGVPRAQRKKNIDELLDAVDLTKWRGAQTKTLSGGMRRRLEIARGLVHSPKIFFLDEPTTGLDPVSRVAVWEMLTKIKDERNLTVLITTHYMDEADRLCDRIAIVDHGKLVALDSPMSLKMSVPGSNVIEAQFLNAPADWQARLEKLDEVTSVHHEGADMYRVLTANGSKTTTQLVEMAVQSGVQIKSLNVQNTTLDDVFVHYTGRQLRDEQVKAFGFVMPDRPGMRP, from the coding sequence ATGATGGTGAAGGACGGTCATAGCGCACCCAATCCTAACGCCGCGATTGAGGTCGACCACATCGTGAAGAAGTACGGCGACTTCACCGCCGTGGACGACGTTTCGTTCGCCGTTGAGAAGGGCGAAATCTTCGGTCTCCTCGGCCCCAACGGCGCGGGAAAATCTACGCTCATCCGCATGATGACGACGCTCATTCCCATCACCGGCGGATTCGCGTACATCAACGGGCACGACGTGGCGAAAGAACCCGATGCTGCGCGCTGCGCCATGGGCGTGATCCCGCAGGCCATGACCAGCGATATCGATCTCACGCTGGAAGAGAACCTGAACATCTACGCCAAGCTCTACGGCGTCCCGCGCGCACAGCGCAAGAAGAACATTGATGAGTTGCTCGACGCCGTAGATCTCACTAAGTGGCGCGGTGCGCAGACCAAAACGCTCTCCGGCGGTATGCGCCGTCGTCTTGAAATCGCGCGCGGCCTGGTGCACAGCCCCAAGATCTTTTTCCTCGACGAACCGACGACCGGCCTCGATCCGGTATCGCGCGTAGCGGTGTGGGAGATGCTCACCAAGATCAAGGATGAGCGCAATCTCACGGTGCTTATCACGACGCACTACATGGACGAAGCCGACCGCCTGTGCGATCGCATTGCGATCGTGGACCACGGCAAACTCGTCGCGCTCGACTCTCCCATGTCGTTGAAGATGAGTGTGCCCGGATCGAACGTGATCGAGGCGCAGTTCCTCAACGCGCCCGCCGATTGGCAAGCGCGACTGGAGAAGCTGGACGAAGTGACCTCAGTCCATCACGAGGGCGCCGACATGTATCGCGTGCTCACCGCCAACGGCTCTAAGACAACAACGCAACTCGTCGAAATGGCCGTGCAATCGGGCGTGCAGATCAAATCGCTCAACGTACAGAACACCACGCTGGACGACGTCTTCGTGCACTACACCGGGCGCCAGTTGCGTGACGAGCAGGTAAAGGCATTCGGATTCGTAATGCCTGACCGTCCGGGGATGCGGCCATGA
- a CDS encoding HlyD family secretion protein, translated as MKPNKFFIFLGVLVILATAFYFLTTNRSGDEVLIGVVDANNVVVSSRIMGRIERLAVDEGTPVKQGDLIAVIDSGELQAQKAAAETTIASYRARVSQARAGATQAEGETASQLTTAQARLQAARSAYAQSQADLDRVKSDATRLIELAKQGVASKADQERSDAQLKMAQAAVQNASDQIRAAESDVKTYQARLEQAKAAQSTLAGSQEDVKTAEAQLTEAETRLGYTQVVAPVTGVVNVRAAREGEVVNPGQAIVTVVDYGDTWVYAPLPETDSGGINLGDTLTVRYPWNATEQGKVIYKAAEADFATQRDVSRTKRDIKTIAIKVRVQNNQQGKLVPGMTAEVLVPKSKQGGQ; from the coding sequence GTGAAGCCAAACAAGTTCTTCATATTTCTCGGTGTACTAGTAATTCTCGCGACAGCCTTCTATTTCCTTACTACCAACCGTTCCGGCGACGAGGTCCTGATCGGAGTGGTGGACGCCAACAATGTTGTCGTCAGCTCCAGAATCATGGGCCGCATTGAGCGCCTCGCCGTGGATGAAGGTACCCCCGTGAAGCAGGGCGACCTGATTGCCGTGATTGACTCCGGGGAATTGCAGGCCCAGAAAGCCGCCGCCGAAACGACCATCGCCAGCTATCGCGCGCGAGTTTCCCAGGCGCGCGCCGGCGCTACGCAAGCCGAAGGCGAAACCGCCAGCCAACTCACCACCGCACAAGCACGCTTACAGGCCGCACGTTCCGCCTACGCGCAATCACAAGCTGATCTAGATCGCGTGAAGAGTGACGCTACCCGCCTCATCGAGTTGGCAAAGCAGGGCGTGGCTTCGAAAGCCGATCAGGAGCGTTCCGACGCGCAACTCAAGATGGCGCAAGCCGCGGTACAGAACGCATCCGACCAGATCCGCGCTGCGGAATCGGACGTGAAAACCTACCAGGCGCGCCTCGAACAGGCGAAAGCCGCGCAGAGCACGTTGGCCGGCAGCCAGGAAGATGTGAAGACCGCTGAAGCCCAGCTCACCGAAGCGGAGACGCGTCTCGGCTACACGCAGGTCGTCGCTCCGGTAACCGGCGTCGTGAACGTGCGCGCCGCGCGTGAAGGCGAGGTCGTCAATCCCGGGCAGGCGATCGTCACGGTCGTGGATTACGGCGACACCTGGGTCTATGCGCCGCTTCCGGAAACCGATTCTGGCGGCATCAATCTTGGCGACACACTCACCGTCCGTTATCCGTGGAACGCGACGGAGCAGGGCAAGGTCATCTACAAAGCCGCCGAAGCCGACTTCGCCACCCAGCGTGACGTGAGCCGTACCAAGCGCGACATCAAGACCATCGCCATCAAGGTCCGCGTGCAGAACAACCAACAAGGCAAGCTCGTGCCCGGCATGACCGCCGAAGTGCTGGTGCCGAAGAGCAAACAGGGTGGCCAATGA
- a CDS encoding TetR/AcrR family transcriptional regulator → MTMVKHQEKPAPVAPRKPSRAGSRGRPEESRQAILGAAMAEFATQGIAGARTDAIAEAAGVNKALLYYYFEDKEGLYRACLETVFAGLMERVRPVFAAPGNSLEKMVKYATTHFDYIAEAPYKSRLVQGELMRASVGKSPHMQYLGDKYFRKMMESLLAVLTDGIRRGEIRAIDPTNAITSVIGLVVFYFVSTPVARIVGRQDPLIPDSLHQRRAALIDHVSAILRPDTTTPARGKTL, encoded by the coding sequence ATGACCATGGTCAAGCATCAAGAGAAACCGGCGCCGGTTGCGCCACGTAAGCCCTCGCGCGCGGGATCGCGCGGTCGTCCGGAAGAATCTCGCCAGGCGATCCTAGGCGCTGCCATGGCCGAGTTCGCCACGCAAGGTATCGCCGGCGCGCGCACCGACGCCATTGCCGAGGCCGCCGGCGTCAACAAGGCCCTGCTTTATTACTACTTCGAAGACAAAGAAGGCCTCTACCGCGCCTGCCTCGAGACCGTATTCGCCGGCCTTATGGAGCGCGTCCGCCCCGTGTTCGCGGCGCCCGGCAACTCCCTCGAGAAAATGGTGAAGTACGCCACAACTCACTTCGACTACATCGCGGAGGCGCCTTACAAGTCGCGCCTGGTGCAGGGCGAACTGATGCGCGCCAGTGTCGGCAAATCGCCGCACATGCAATACCTCGGCGACAAGTATTTCCGCAAGATGATGGAATCGCTCCTCGCTGTTTTGACTGACGGCATTCGTCGCGGTGAGATTCGCGCCATCGATCCCACCAATGCCATCACCAGTGTGATCGGGTTGGTGGTCTTCTATTTCGTAAGTACTCCCGTGGCACGCATCGTCGGACGCCAGGATCCCCTGATCCCCGACTCGCTCCACCAACGCCGCGCCGCACTCATCGACCACGTATCTGCCATCCTGCGCCCTGATACCACAACGCCCGCAAGAGGAAAGACGCTGTGA